From Ficedula albicollis isolate OC2 chromosome 20, FicAlb1.5, whole genome shotgun sequence, one genomic window encodes:
- the EDEM2 gene encoding ER degradation-enhancing alpha-mannosidase-like protein 2: MFYHAYEHYLESAFPYDELRPLTCDGQDTWGSFSLTLIDALDTLLILGNVSEFQRVVNVLQEGVDFDIDVNASVFETNIRVVGGLLSAHLLSRKAGVEVEAGWPCSGPLLRMAEEAARKLLPAFQTPTGMPYGTVNLLHGVNPGETPVTCTAGIGTFIVEFATLSHLTGDPVFEDVARKALKALWKNRSDIGLVGNHIDVITAKWVAQDAGIGAGVDSYFEYLVKGAILLQDKELMSMFLEYNKAIKNYTKFDDWYLWVQMYKGTVSMPVFQSLEAYWPGLQSLIGDVDNAMRTFLNYYTVWKQFGGLPEFYNIPQGYTVDKREGYPLRPELIESAMYLYRATRDPTLLELGRDAVESIEKISKVDCGFATIKDLRDHRLDNRMESFFLAETIKYLYLLFDPDNFIHNDGSDFDVVLTAYGECVLSAGGYIFNTEAHPIDPAALHCCRKRREEQWQVEDLMREFYSRKKSKKFTLKSAPNHGEGESAKDPEDASTEKAGEKRNSKKSSHSLLSCPSQSFNSKLAVLGQVFLDNT; encoded by the exons ATGTTCTACCACGCCTACGAGCACTACCTGGAGAGCGCCTTCCCTTACGATGAGCTGCGGCCGCTGACGTGCGACGGGCAggacacctggggcag CTTCTCCCTGACCCTGATCGATGCCCTGGACACCCTGCTG atCTTGGGAAATGTTTCCGAGTTCCAGCGAGTTGTCaatgtgctgcaggagggggtgGACTTCGATATTGATGTCAATGCATCTGTCTTTGAAACAAATATTCGAG TGGTGGgagggctgctctctgctcaccTGCTCTCCAGGAAGGCTGGGGTTGAAGTGGAAGCAGGCTGGCCGTGCTCGGGCCCTCTCCTGAGGATGGCTGAGGAAGCAGCTCGCAAACTGCTGCCAG cTTTCCAGACCCCAACTGGGATGCCTTATGGCACAGTGAACCTGCTGCATGGAGTAAACCCTGGGGAGACCCCAGTCACCTGTACTGCTGGAATTGGCACCTTTATAGTGGAGTTTGCCACCTTAAGCCACCTCACTGGTGACCCAGTGTTTGAGGACGTTGCCAGGAAGGCTTTGAAGGCCCTGTGGAAAAATCGCTCAGATATTGGGCTG GTGGGGAACCACATTGATGTGATCACTGCCAAGTGGGTGGCCCAGGATGCTGGCATTGGGGCAGGGGTGGACTCCTACTTTGAGTACCTGGTTAAAGGAGCCATCCTCCTGCAGGACAAGGAGCTGATGTCCATGTTTTTAG AGTACAACAAAGCTATCAAAAATTACACCAAGTTTGATGACTGGTACCTGTGGGTTCAGATGTACAAAGGAACAGTGTCCATGCCTGTGTTCCAGTCCCTGGAGGCCTATTGGCCAGGCCTGCAG AGCCTCATTGGGGATGTGGATAATGCCATGCGCACCTTCCTCAACTATTACACGGTCTGGAAGCAGTTTGGGGGCCTGCCCGAGTTCTACAACATCCCCCAGGGATACACAGTGGACAAGAGGGAAGGATATCCACTCAGGCCTG AGCTGATTGAGAGCGCGATGTACCTGTACCGTGCCACAAGAGACCCcacactgctggagctgggcagagatgctgtggaGTCCATAGAGAAAATCAGCAAGGTGGACTGTGGGTTTGCAACT ATCAAAGACTTGAGGGACCACAGGCTGGACAATCGCATGGAATCCTTCTTCCTGGCTGAGACAATCAAATACTTGTACCTGCTGTTTGACCCAGACAACTTCATCCACAATGACGGCTCCGACTTCGACGTGGTGCTCACAGCGTACGGGGAGTGTGTCCTCAGTGCTGGGGGCTACATCTTCAACACCGAGGCTCATCCCATcgaccctgctgccctgcactgctgcaggaagcGCAGAGAGGAGCAGTGGCAGGTGGAAGACTTGATGAGGGAATTCTACTCAcggaagaaaagcaagaaattcactttaaaaagtGCTCCTAACCATGGTGAAGGGGAAAGTGCAAAAGACCCCGAAGATGCCTCTACAGAGAAAGCTGGAGAGAAGAGGAACTCTAAGAAAAGCTCACActccctcctgagctgccccAGTCAATCTTTTAACTCCAAGCTAGCAGTACTGGGACAGGTCTTCCTAGATAACACCTGA